A DNA window from Fodinibius sp. Rm-B-1B1-1 contains the following coding sequences:
- a CDS encoding tetratricopeptide repeat protein, producing MSSEEQSKIKQLARQIKNNPGDSFSKFALALEFRKGGEFKKARILFEDILSSDPEYVGVYYHLGKLYEALDHLSEAAELYQKGIQVAVRQKEQRTEKELREALMQVETEMEERSS from the coding sequence ATGAGTTCAGAGGAACAATCTAAAATAAAGCAACTGGCTCGACAGATTAAGAATAATCCCGGCGATTCCTTCTCGAAATTTGCCCTTGCACTTGAGTTTCGCAAAGGGGGCGAATTCAAGAAAGCACGTATTTTGTTTGAGGATATCTTGTCGAGCGATCCCGAATATGTAGGCGTCTATTATCATTTAGGGAAGCTTTATGAAGCTTTAGACCATTTGAGCGAGGCTGCAGAATTGTATCAAAAAGGTATACAAGTGGCAGTACGCCAAAAAGAGCAGCGCACTGAAAAGGAACTCAGAGAAGCTCTTATGCAAGTAGAAACGGAAATGGAAGAACGATCAAGCTGA
- a CDS encoding LysM peptidoglycan-binding domain-containing protein, protein MIKLSFFKTFALLLFTVFCITSSSWAQTNTHTVKQGETLFSIAQQYDVDVNQIRDWNNLRGNELSVGQTLLISQPSSNAAITHTIQRQETLFSISKQYNVSIAEIKSWNQLSANNLQVGQELTIYPSKKSNQQQQSLVVDQNTQRNSYYTVKSGDSLYKIADEFDMTVDELKSLNDLSSNTIRVGQQLTVQGKSTPPPSVAVNNVDSSPQGKFVVHTVSQSQTLQELLSTFRMDEEEFQALNPNSNNKNFRKGDEVTVLAPPTRTFENPYLNSSDLQDLGSTAVSQYSESERGNPTTNGELYNPEELTAAHSNITLGSIIFIKSNDNDKGVYVRINDRHSGNGLKLSSTAWQTLNFSKELPTVTIYQNQ, encoded by the coding sequence ATGATAAAACTATCTTTTTTTAAGACTTTTGCACTCCTCCTTTTTACAGTATTCTGCATTACCAGTAGTTCATGGGCACAAACAAATACCCATACCGTCAAACAGGGCGAAACATTGTTTAGTATTGCCCAACAATACGATGTAGATGTAAACCAAATACGAGATTGGAATAACCTGCGCGGCAATGAACTTTCGGTGGGACAAACCCTACTTATTAGCCAACCCTCTTCCAATGCAGCTATTACCCATACAATACAGCGTCAAGAAACCCTCTTTTCAATATCGAAACAATACAATGTGAGTATCGCTGAAATAAAAAGCTGGAATCAATTATCAGCAAATAACCTTCAGGTGGGGCAAGAACTTACGATCTATCCTTCCAAAAAATCGAATCAGCAACAACAGTCATTAGTCGTTGATCAAAACACGCAACGTAATAGTTACTATACCGTAAAGAGTGGCGATTCACTCTACAAGATTGCAGACGAGTTTGATATGACCGTCGATGAGCTAAAATCTCTTAACGACTTGAGCTCCAATACCATCCGGGTAGGACAACAGCTTACGGTGCAGGGTAAATCAACCCCACCGCCTTCGGTTGCCGTTAACAATGTTGACTCTTCTCCGCAAGGCAAATTTGTAGTCCATACGGTTTCACAATCCCAAACATTACAAGAACTGCTTAGTACCTTTCGTATGGATGAAGAAGAATTTCAGGCTTTAAATCCTAATAGCAATAATAAAAATTTCCGGAAAGGTGATGAAGTTACAGTATTAGCCCCTCCAACCCGAACCTTTGAAAATCCCTATCTAAACAGCTCCGATTTGCAGGATTTAGGTTCTACCGCTGTATCGCAATACAGTGAAAGTGAACGGGGAAATCCTACCACCAATGGAGAGTTGTATAATCCCGAGGAATTAACGGCCGCACATTCTAATATCACGCTTGGCTCCATTATCTTTATCAAAAGTAACGACAATGATAAAGGAGTATATGTACGGATCAATGACCGACATTCGGGAAATGGACTCAAGCTTTCATCAACGGCTTGGCAAACTTTGAACTTTTCTAAAGAACTGCCAACAGTCACCATTTACCAAAATCAATGA
- a CDS encoding type II CAAX prenyl endopeptidase Rce1 family protein yields the protein MSKLTNPIKRYFRTTNTLLYSYLISLPLLLLYEVLIFLAQPDTEQVVRISVDIWIKTLFSYVGQDVVSITLILVALIGLVVLYRERKKLGSLKTSYFFTMLVEASFYAFLLAILISTTVSGLLQIVQLSPVETLSTLQQLALSLGAGLYEELFFRVLLVSALLYVFKKIFTKQSVAFIAAMLLAAAIFSLVHYFGVYGDPFTFGSFLFRFLFGLALNAIYLWRGFGMAAWTHAIYDLMVIVF from the coding sequence ATGAGTAAGCTTACAAATCCTATAAAACGGTATTTTAGAACTACCAACACCCTTTTATACAGCTATCTTATCAGCCTTCCCCTGTTACTGCTGTACGAAGTACTCATCTTTTTAGCCCAACCTGATACAGAGCAGGTAGTACGTATTTCGGTCGATATATGGATCAAGACTCTATTTTCTTACGTTGGGCAAGATGTCGTTTCTATTACGCTTATTTTGGTAGCTCTTATTGGACTCGTTGTGCTTTACCGTGAACGAAAAAAATTAGGGTCGCTAAAGACAAGTTATTTTTTTACAATGCTGGTTGAAGCATCGTTTTATGCCTTTCTATTGGCCATTCTGATTTCAACCACAGTCAGCGGTCTACTGCAAATAGTTCAACTATCACCTGTAGAAACGTTATCGACGCTACAACAACTTGCTCTTTCGTTGGGGGCCGGCCTTTACGAAGAATTGTTTTTTCGCGTCTTATTAGTTTCAGCACTTCTATACGTTTTCAAAAAAATATTCACCAAACAATCTGTTGCTTTTATTGCAGCCATGTTGTTAGCAGCAGCCATTTTTAGCTTGGTTCACTATTTTGGCGTTTATGGTGATCCCTTTACATTCGGTTCATTTTTATTCCGTTTCTTATTTGGTCTGGCATTAAACGCCATTTACCTATGGCGGGGCTTTGGTATGGCGGCATGGACTCATGCTATTTACGATCTGATGGTCATCGTATTTTAA
- a CDS encoding sigma-70 family RNA polymerase sigma factor encodes MAELTREEIQKQEDFEEEIVPHLDAMYNFALRLTSDPSDAEDLVQDTIVKAFRFFSSYEKGTNAKAWLFRILKNSYINNYRKQSKKPNQVDYDEVSSFYETIRADRTDTSDLEDKMFRELVDDDISQALEELPEDFRTVVLLCDVEGFTYEEIANMLDVPIGTIRSRLHRGRNLLKAQLKEYAEKRGYKED; translated from the coding sequence ATGGCCGAATTAACCAGAGAAGAAATCCAAAAGCAGGAAGATTTCGAGGAAGAAATTGTTCCCCACTTGGATGCTATGTACAACTTTGCCCTTCGCCTCACCTCTGACCCAAGTGACGCCGAAGATCTTGTCCAGGATACTATTGTTAAAGCATTTCGCTTTTTCAGCAGTTATGAGAAAGGTACGAATGCAAAGGCATGGCTATTCCGTATCCTAAAAAACTCCTATATCAACAATTATCGAAAGCAATCGAAAAAACCCAATCAGGTTGATTACGACGAGGTATCTTCTTTTTACGAAACAATTCGTGCCGACCGAACCGATACCTCCGATCTGGAAGACAAGATGTTTCGTGAGCTTGTTGATGATGACATCTCCCAGGCATTAGAAGAATTGCCCGAAGACTTCAGGACGGTCGTACTGCTCTGTGATGTAGAAGGATTTACGTACGAAGAAATTGCAAATATGCTTGATGTTCCTATTGGAACTATCCGATCTCGACTGCACCGTGGACGCAACCTTCTAAAAGCCCAGCTCAAAGAATACGCTGAAAAACGAGGCTATAAGGAAGATTAG
- a CDS encoding HAMP domain-containing sensor histidine kinase: MKIQLTSNRINIVLVGLLILLAIGSFAYNQYLINRILVQERSGIELWAKAIEYTGNPTQEDISQKLLAASDYLRSNTSVPDRIISMIEEAEADRASQTFVTQEIVLSEDRFQVPRIIVDERGEIIFNNHVDDPVDQELIDQFAAMHDPIEITIGNEEYSQTQYVYYGESPTVRYLRYFPYIQLSLLAVLLGIGYISYRTIAKSEQSNLWVGMTKEAAHQLGTPLSSLYGWVELLREEKEDDFTQRICNELENDITRLRGVAERFNKIGSEPELNPQRLKPIIEEVMDYMEQRLPQLGKNVDVLRTVDSNVRAKVNADLFQWALENLIKNAMDAIKSSTTSSYVSVRLERVEDEVFIDIKDSGVGIEKKYQGEIFKPGYSTKKRGWGLGLSLTKRIIEEYHKGKLLIHKSELGEGTTMRIILRAEEKQKSQDKEEIQSAKV; this comes from the coding sequence ATGAAAATTCAGCTTACGTCCAACAGGATAAATATTGTTTTAGTTGGATTGCTCATTTTGCTTGCCATAGGGTCGTTTGCTTACAATCAGTATTTGATCAATCGAATACTCGTTCAAGAGCGATCGGGCATAGAGCTTTGGGCAAAAGCCATTGAGTATACAGGTAATCCTACGCAGGAAGATATTAGCCAGAAATTGTTGGCGGCATCGGATTATCTGCGAAGCAATACTTCGGTACCTGACCGGATTATATCAATGATTGAAGAAGCTGAGGCCGATCGGGCATCCCAAACATTTGTGACTCAGGAGATTGTATTAAGCGAAGATCGATTTCAGGTACCACGAATTATTGTGGATGAACGGGGTGAAATTATTTTCAATAATCATGTAGATGATCCGGTAGATCAGGAATTAATTGATCAGTTTGCGGCTATGCATGATCCCATCGAAATAACGATCGGCAATGAAGAGTACTCTCAGACACAATACGTTTATTACGGGGAGAGTCCTACAGTACGGTATCTCAGGTATTTTCCCTATATCCAATTAAGCTTGCTGGCGGTGCTGCTTGGGATTGGGTATATAAGTTATCGAACGATTGCGAAGTCTGAACAATCTAACTTGTGGGTGGGTATGACGAAAGAAGCGGCACACCAGTTGGGAACTCCACTTTCGAGTTTATACGGTTGGGTAGAGTTGTTACGAGAAGAAAAGGAGGATGACTTTACACAGCGAATTTGTAATGAGTTGGAAAACGATATTACCAGGTTGCGCGGAGTGGCAGAGCGGTTTAATAAAATTGGCTCCGAACCAGAGTTAAATCCCCAGCGGCTGAAGCCTATTATTGAGGAGGTGATGGATTATATGGAGCAGCGACTGCCCCAGTTGGGTAAAAATGTTGATGTGCTGCGGACAGTTGATTCAAATGTACGGGCAAAAGTTAATGCTGATCTATTTCAATGGGCACTTGAAAACCTTATTAAAAATGCGATGGATGCTATTAAATCGAGTACAACATCGTCGTATGTATCAGTGCGATTAGAACGGGTGGAAGACGAGGTGTTTATAGATATCAAAGATTCGGGAGTAGGCATTGAAAAGAAATATCAGGGCGAAATTTTTAAACCGGGCTATAGTACTAAAAAAAGGGGTTGGGGGCTTGGGTTAAGCCTTACGAAGCGAATCATTGAAGAGTATCACAAAGGGAAGCTCTTGATTCATAAATCGGAACTGGGAGAAGGAACGACTATGCGTATTATCCTGCGGGCAGAAGAGAAACAGAAATCACAAGATAAAGAAGAGATACAATCTGCTAAGGTATAA